In a single window of the Novosphingobium sp. IK01 genome:
- a CDS encoding spermidine/putrescine ABC transporter substrate-binding protein has product MTVSRRMFLRDAGLAGIGLSFTGAMAGCSRSKPSRALNLYTWDTYIGEHTVADFTRAAGAGVNISLFANNDELFAKLRGGNQGYDVIVPSNDFVERMVAANLLAPLDPTKIPNRRNIAPRFLDAPFDPGRRYSMPYTWIVTGIGYRKSKVKGIPDSWKWVLDSDAYKGRIALLGEASELFEIGAKYLGHPANTSDPAVIEQVKAMLIRQKPNIAAFHDDNGQDMLLGGDVDLVIEYNGDIAQVMRDDPDLDFVVPREGGILASDGLCIPRNAPNPDLAHAFINFVLGAAPGADIARTIRYPTPNEAALALMPDSYRKSPVIFPPAAALATCEYSRYRGQAMNSLYEAAMTQVRAA; this is encoded by the coding sequence ATGACCGTTTCCCGCCGCATGTTCCTGCGCGATGCCGGCCTTGCCGGCATCGGCCTCAGCTTTACCGGTGCCATGGCAGGCTGCTCGCGCAGCAAGCCTTCGCGCGCGCTCAACCTCTATACCTGGGACACCTATATCGGCGAGCACACCGTCGCCGATTTCACCAGAGCGGCGGGCGCGGGTGTCAACATCAGCCTGTTTGCCAACAATGATGAACTCTTCGCCAAGCTGCGCGGCGGCAACCAGGGCTATGACGTGATCGTGCCCTCGAACGATTTCGTCGAGCGCATGGTCGCGGCCAATCTGCTGGCCCCGCTCGATCCCACGAAAATCCCCAACCGGCGCAATATCGCCCCGCGCTTCCTCGATGCGCCGTTCGATCCGGGCCGCCGCTATTCGATGCCCTATACCTGGATCGTCACCGGCATCGGCTATCGCAAGTCGAAGGTGAAGGGCATTCCCGACAGCTGGAAATGGGTGCTCGATTCCGATGCCTACAAGGGCCGCATCGCCCTTCTGGGCGAGGCCAGCGAACTGTTCGAGATCGGCGCCAAGTATCTGGGCCACCCGGCCAATACCAGCGACCCGGCGGTGATCGAGCAGGTCAAGGCCATGCTCATCCGCCAAAAACCCAATATCGCCGCCTTCCACGACGACAACGGGCAGGACATGCTGCTGGGTGGCGATGTTGATCTGGTGATCGAATACAACGGCGACATCGCGCAAGTCATGCGCGACGATCCCGATCTCGATTTCGTGGTCCCGCGCGAGGGCGGCATCCTCGCCAGCGACGGGCTGTGCATCCCGCGCAATGCCCCAAACCCCGATCTGGCCCATGCTTTCATCAATTTCGTGCTGGGCGCCGCGCCGGGCGCCGACATCGCCCGCACGATCCGCTATCCCACCCCCAACGAGGCCGCCCTCGCGCTGATGCCCGACAGCTATCGCAAGAGCCCGGTGATCTTCCCCCCCGCCGCCGCGCTCGCAACCTGCGAATATTCACGCTATCGCGGGCAGGCGATGAACAGCCTCTACGAAGCCGCAATGACCCAGGTCCGCGCGGCCTAG
- a CDS encoding glutamine synthetase family protein: MITPRHSFPKKNEAYLMTQDFAEWIRAKGISEVECLVPDINGVVRGKVWPADKFIASVGNMSLRLPSSVFSVTITGAYADTDEDDFLYRDPDVTLQPDISSICVAPGFRTPTAFVVADALHRDGSPFTVAPRHVLKRILAKYAAMGWQMVVAPELEFYLTEMNSDPDLPIQPPRGRSGRAESSPQPYGLESVTEYEDIIEEIYDNSEIASLQLDTMIHEGGTAQLEINFNHGDPVALCDQVVIFKRIVRQVALKHGVYATFMAKPMESQPGSAMHLHISAVDEAGHNLFGTDDGLTQEFRWFVGGLQRYLPQVVPLFAPNVNSFRRIRPAHSAPINVQWGLDNRSCGLRIPVSSPRNTRIENRLPGADANPYIAIAATLACGYLGLSERIEPLPLITRNAYNEARTLPHNLDAALKQMIECQPVIDLLGAEFIKAFHEIKLNELAAYDEVISSWERDHLLLKA; this comes from the coding sequence ATGATCACGCCACGCCACTCTTTTCCCAAGAAGAACGAGGCCTATCTGATGACCCAGGACTTTGCCGAATGGATCCGCGCCAAGGGCATCAGCGAAGTCGAATGCCTCGTGCCCGACATCAACGGGGTCGTGCGCGGCAAAGTCTGGCCCGCCGACAAGTTCATCGCCTCGGTCGGCAACATGAGCCTGCGCCTGCCCTCCTCGGTGTTCTCGGTCACGATCACCGGCGCCTATGCCGATACCGACGAGGATGATTTCCTCTACCGCGACCCCGACGTGACGCTCCAGCCCGACATCAGCTCGATCTGCGTGGCGCCCGGCTTTCGCACCCCCACCGCCTTTGTCGTGGCCGATGCGCTTCACCGCGATGGCAGTCCCTTCACGGTCGCACCGCGCCATGTGCTCAAACGCATTCTGGCAAAATATGCCGCGATGGGCTGGCAGATGGTCGTCGCGCCCGAGCTGGAATTCTACCTGACCGAGATGAATTCAGACCCCGACCTGCCGATCCAGCCCCCGCGCGGGCGCTCGGGCCGGGCGGAAAGCTCGCCCCAGCCCTATGGGCTGGAATCGGTGACCGAATACGAGGACATCATCGAGGAAATCTACGACAATTCGGAAATTGCCTCGCTCCAGCTCGACACGATGATCCACGAGGGCGGCACCGCCCAGCTCGAAATCAACTTCAACCACGGCGATCCCGTCGCGCTGTGCGACCAGGTGGTGATCTTCAAGCGCATCGTCCGGCAGGTCGCGCTCAAGCATGGCGTCTATGCGACCTTCATGGCCAAGCCGATGGAAAGCCAGCCGGGCAGCGCGATGCACCTGCACATCTCGGCAGTGGACGAGGCGGGCCACAACCTGTTCGGCACGGACGATGGCCTGACACAGGAATTTCGCTGGTTCGTGGGCGGGCTGCAACGCTACCTGCCGCAAGTCGTGCCGCTGTTCGCGCCCAACGTGAACTCGTTCCGCCGCATCCGCCCGGCCCACAGCGCGCCGATCAACGTGCAATGGGGCCTCGACAACCGCAGTTGTGGCTTGCGCATCCCGGTCAGCTCGCCGCGCAACACCCGGATCGAGAACCGCCTGCCCGGCGCCGATGCCAATCCCTATATCGCCATCGCCGCCACGCTGGCCTGTGGCTATCTGGGCCTGAGCGAGCGGATCGAGCCGCTCCCGCTGATCACCCGCAACGCGTACAACGAAGCGCGTACCCTCCCCCACAACCTCGATGCCGCGCTCAAGCAGATGATCGAATGCCAGCCGGTGATCGACCTTCTCGGCGCCGAATTCATCAAGGCCTTCCACGAGATCAAGCTCAACGAACTGGCCGCCTACGACGAAGTGATCTCGTCATGGGAACGCGATCACCTCTTGCTCAAAGCGTGA